CGAACTACTTTTAGAACAAGCTGATGACATTTGCTACAAGCTCGAAACACAATAAAACCTAAAATAAAAGTATGAAGATCCGGTTAAAACAAAATGTTCAACTAACACTACTGGCATTTGCAAGTTTACTCTTTGCACATAGTAATGTATTTTCACAGGACAAGAACTTCTATATATTTCTGTGCATCGGACAATCAAATATGGAAGGCAATGCAAAATTTGAGGCCCAGGACACCGTAGCTAACGAACGCTTCAGAGTGCTTCAGGCTGTTGACTGCCCTGACCTGGGAAGATCTATGGGTAACTGGTACGCCGCTGTTCCGCCTCTCTGCAGATGCCGGACTGGTCTTACGCCGGCAGACTACTTTGGAAGAACAATGACTGCCGGACTTTCATCAGATATTAAGATAGGTGTCATCAATGTTTCGGTTGGCGGTTGTAAAATAGAATTGTTCGATAAGGGTCATTACCAGAGCTATGTATCAACATCTCCCGACTGGTTGAAAAACATGGTAAAAGAATATGATGGCAATCCATATGGCCGACTTGTAGAAATGGCAAAACTGGCTATGAAGGCCGGAGTGATAAAAGGCATTCTATTACATCAGGGGGAATCAAATACAGGTGATACTGAGTGGCCTCAGAAGGTCAAAACGGTTTACGAAAGCATCCTGACGGACCTGGGCATCGGTCGGGTGCCCTTGCTTGCAGGAGAAGTTGTGGGTGAAGATCAGGGCGGTAAGTGTGCCAGCATGAACAAGATTATAGCA
The window above is part of the Arcticibacter tournemirensis genome. Proteins encoded here:
- a CDS encoding sialate O-acetylesterase, with product MKIRLKQNVQLTLLAFASLLFAHSNVFSQDKNFYIFLCIGQSNMEGNAKFEAQDTVANERFRVLQAVDCPDLGRSMGNWYAAVPPLCRCRTGLTPADYFGRTMTAGLSSDIKIGVINVSVGGCKIELFDKGHYQSYVSTSPDWLKNMVKEYDGNPYGRLVEMAKLAMKAGVIKGILLHQGESNTGDTEWPQKVKTVYESILTDLGIGRVPLLAGEVVGEDQGGKCASMNKIIATLPAVIPNAYVISSAGCLTAPDNLHFNAAGYRELGKRYGEKMLSLIREEDKKQKSK